In Arthrobacter sp. PAMC25284, a single genomic region encodes these proteins:
- a CDS encoding ammonium transporter, which produces MELTAGLVWLLVASALVLFMTPGLAFFYGGMTRAKSALNMMMMSFVAIGTVAIVWVLWGASMATSNEDNFFQIFANPFSHFGLHNFSEPADLLSVGYAATFAIITVALISGAVADRAKFSAWVLFTPIWVTLVYAPMAFMVWGGGLFSEDGWFGQTFAPVIDFAGGTVVHINAGVAGLILVLIIGNRKGFGKDPNHRPHNVPFVMLGAAILWFGWFGFNAGAAGTVEQAGLIWINTLVAPAAAMLGWLAVERFRDGHPTSLGAASGVVAGLVAITPACANVSPLGAIALGVVAGIASALAVGLKFKFGYDDSLDVVGVHLVSGVVGTVAIGFLATPTQGTAGLFYGGGSTQLVAQVLAAVFAMVFTAVVTFIIAYPIHKFMGFRVSQEQEAVGVDLSLHAETAYEFGVGGHGGSFQPLHDLITGKKQGSDTATGSDTATGSEKTTDAGKESVGA; this is translated from the coding sequence ATGACCCCGGGCCTGGCATTCTTCTACGGCGGCATGACACGCGCCAAGTCGGCTTTGAACATGATGATGATGAGCTTCGTCGCCATCGGAACCGTCGCGATCGTCTGGGTCCTGTGGGGCGCCTCGATGGCGACGAGCAACGAGGACAACTTCTTCCAGATCTTTGCGAACCCGTTCAGCCACTTCGGGCTGCACAACTTCAGCGAACCGGCAGACCTGCTCTCGGTAGGCTACGCGGCCACGTTCGCCATCATCACCGTGGCGCTGATCTCCGGAGCCGTCGCTGACCGCGCCAAGTTCTCCGCCTGGGTGCTGTTCACCCCCATCTGGGTCACCCTGGTCTACGCGCCGATGGCCTTTATGGTCTGGGGCGGCGGGCTCTTCTCCGAGGACGGCTGGTTTGGCCAGACGTTCGCCCCGGTCATCGACTTTGCCGGCGGCACCGTGGTGCACATCAACGCCGGTGTGGCCGGCCTGATCCTGGTCCTGATCATCGGCAACCGCAAGGGCTTCGGAAAAGATCCGAACCACCGCCCGCACAACGTTCCGTTCGTGATGCTCGGTGCCGCAATCCTTTGGTTCGGCTGGTTCGGCTTCAACGCCGGTGCCGCCGGAACCGTCGAGCAGGCGGGCCTGATCTGGATCAACACTCTCGTCGCCCCGGCCGCCGCGATGCTCGGCTGGCTCGCCGTCGAACGTTTCCGTGACGGTCACCCGACGTCCCTCGGCGCCGCATCCGGCGTGGTCGCCGGTCTGGTCGCCATCACCCCGGCCTGCGCCAACGTCTCCCCGCTTGGCGCCATCGCCCTCGGAGTCGTCGCCGGTATCGCCTCGGCGCTCGCCGTCGGCCTGAAGTTCAAGTTCGGCTACGACGACTCGCTCGACGTCGTTGGTGTCCACCTCGTCTCCGGTGTCGTTGGCACCGTGGCGATCGGCTTCCTGGCCACCCCGACGCAGGGCACCGCCGGTCTGTTCTACGGCGGCGGCAGCACCCAGCTCGTCGCCCAGGTCCTCGCCGCGGTATTCGCCATGGTCTTCACCGCCGTGGTGACCTTCATCATCGCCTACCCGATCCACAAGTTCATGGGCTTCCGGGTTTCCCAGGAACAGGAAGCGGTGGGTGTGGACCTGAGCCTGCACGCCGAGACCGCCTACGAGTTCGGTGTTGGCGGCCACGGCGGGAGCTTCCAGCCGCTGCATGACCTCATCACCGGCAAGAAGCAGGGCAGCGACACGGCAACCGGCAGCGACACGGCAACCGGCAGCGAAAAGACGACAGACGCAGGCAAGGAAAGTGTGGGGGCATGA
- a CDS encoding P-II family nitrogen regulator, with protein MKLITAIVRPEKLETIREGLEAYGVQGLTVSAASGYGRQRGYTEVYRGAEYNVDLLPKIRVEVLATDEQANDILDVIIASSNTGRAGDGKVWTMDVFEAVRVRTGERGPAAI; from the coding sequence ATGAAACTGATCACAGCGATCGTCCGTCCGGAAAAGCTCGAGACGATTCGCGAAGGACTCGAAGCCTACGGCGTGCAGGGGCTCACCGTCAGCGCCGCCAGCGGCTATGGCCGGCAGCGCGGCTACACGGAGGTGTACCGCGGTGCGGAGTACAACGTGGACCTGCTGCCCAAGATCCGGGTGGAAGTCCTCGCCACTGACGAGCAGGCAAACGACATCCTCGATGTCATCATCGCCAGCTCAAACACCGGCCGGGCCGGTGACGGCAAGGTCTGGACGATGGATGTGTTCGAAGCAGTGCGGGTGCGCACCGGGGAACGCGGACCGGCAGCCATCTAG